A window of the Tenebrio molitor chromosome 1, icTenMoli1.1, whole genome shotgun sequence genome harbors these coding sequences:
- the LOC138122775 gene encoding cytochrome P450 CYP12A2-like translates to MILLRSLHKNGFPTITFCRNYAALKSFKSIPTLKSYPLVGHSYLFFPGGKYKADRLTEAFLDINKTLGPIFKLKLGGSDMVITLDPDHTQILFQSEGKNPQRPPFPALVHYREKVFNSAGVVPGNGEEWYRLRKGVTPLLKSQLIESYKKQQKEIANTFVEYVKKHRDENLTLSDVYTHLLKFTIEAISVVSPGHRFHCLLGDDLETKKIIVASIDFMDGLYKTLIEPPIWKIWKTSAYKKLESSHNTIYNILKQHLEDVKIKYSENPEDVKKTQPYMYYLISNDTLSWEDKIMLAIEIFLGGIDATATTIAFTLHYLSQNVEVQESARLSITEGEQFLRACIRETLRLSPTAGGNSRFLNHDTVMGDYIIPKGMLVLSLNSALSLDEKYFHQAHKYNPQRFIKATKEEFHRYASLPFGHGPRMCPGKRVAENEIIILLTEILKNFRLEPAGNTDVGMVFRMNRVPDRPINIKFANTNH, encoded by the exons ATGATTCTACTAAGAAGTTTGCACAAAAATGGCTTTCCaacaataacattttgtagAAATTATGCCGCCCTTAAATCGTTCAAAAGTATCCCCACTTTAAAGTCATATCCCTTAGTAGGCCactcatatttattttttcctggaG gtAAATACAAAGCTGATCGATTAACAGAAGCTTTTCTAGATATAAACAAGACACTGGgaccaatttttaaattaaaactggGTGGATCTGATATGGTAATCACTCTTGACCCAGATcacacacaaattttgtttcaaagtgaagggaaaaatCCTCAAAGACCCCCTTTTCCTGCTCTTGTTCATTACAGAGAAAAAGTATTTAACAGTGCTGGGGTAGTTCCTGGAAATGGAGAGGAATGGTACAGACTCAGAAAAGGGGTGACTCCTTTATTAAAGTCACAATTAATAGAATcatataaaaaacaacaaaaggaAATTGCCAATACTTTTGTGGAATATGTTAAAAAACATAGAGATGAGAATCTTACCTTAAGTGATGTCTACACTCAtctgttaaaatttacaattgagg CAATCTCAGTTGTATCTCCAGGACATCGATTCCACTGTCTACTTGGTGATGACTTGGAAACAAAGAAAATCATTGTAGCTAGCATAGACTTCATGGATGGTTTATATAAGACACTGATTGAACCTccaatttggaaaatttggaaaacatcagcttataaaaaattagagtCATCACATAACACTATTTACaa CATTTTGAAACAACATCTAGAagatgttaaaattaaatattctgaAAATCCTGAAGATGTGAAAAAAACGCAACCATATATGTATTACTTGATTAGTAATGATACTCTGTCATGGGaagataaaattatgttaGCAATAGAAATATTTCTGGGTGGTATTGATGCTACAGCCACCACTATAGCTTTTACTTTACATTATTTGTCACAAAATGTTGAGGTACAAGAGTCTGCTAGATTAAGTATAACAGAGGGTGAACAGTTTCTAAGAGCTTGCATTAGAGAAACTTTAAGACTGTCACCCACTGCTGGTGGCAATTCAAGATTTTTAAATCACGATACAGTTATGGGGGATTACATCATTCCAAAAGGG atgTTGGTATTATCACTTAATTCAGCACTCTCGCTCGATGAAAAGTACTTTCACCAAGCCCATAAATATAATCCACAAAGATTTATTAAAGCTACCAAGGAAGAATTTCACAGGTACGCCTCCTTACCGTTTGGGCATGGCCCGAGAATGTGTCCTGGAAAGAGGGTTGcagaaaatgaaattataattttattgacgGAG attttgaaaaattttcgtttggAACCGGCGGGAAACACCGACGTCGGTATGGTTTTCAGAATGAACCGTGTCCCTGACAGaccaataaatataaaatttgcaaatacaaatcactaa